CACCGCTGGTGCCCCCTTGGCGCCCTTCCTCGAACCGGTCGTACGCGGCGACGATGCGCCCGACGAGCTTATGGCGTACGACGTCGTGGCTGGTCAGCTCGGTGAACGCCACGTCGTCGACCTCGTCGAGGATGTTGCGTACGACGCGCAGCCCGCTGTGCTGACCCGTAGGCAGGTCGACCTGGGTCACGTCGCCGGTGACGACCATCTTGGAGCCGAACCCGAGCCGGGTCAGGAACATCTTCATCTGCTCCTGCGAGGTGTTCTGTGCCTCGTCGAGGATGATGAAGGCGTCGTTGAGCGTACGACCTCGCATGTACGCGAGCGGCGCGACCTCGATCGTGCCCGCGGCGAGCAGCTTGGGGATCGTCTCCGGATCGAGCATGTCGTGCAGTGCGTCGTACAGCGGGCGGAGGTACGGGTCGATCTTCTCGCTGAGCGTGCCCGGCAGGAAGCCCAGCCGCTCACCCGCCTCGACCGCCGGCCGGGTCAAGATGATGCGGGTGATCTCCTTGGCCTGCAACGCGCGTACGGCCTTGGCCATCGCGAGATAGGTCTTGCCCGTGCCCGCCGGACCGATGCCGAACACCACCGTGTGGTTGTCGATCGCGTCGACGTAGCGCTTCTGGTTCAGCGTCTTCGGGCGGATGGTGCGGCCGCGGTTGGACAAGATGTTGAGGCTCAGCACCTCCGCCGGTCGCTCGCGGGTCTCGGTGCGCAGCATCGAGACCGACCGCTCGACGATCTCGGCGGTCAGGCCCTGACCGGTGCGGATCATCGTGACCAACTCGTCCAGCAGCCGCTCGATGAGGGCCGTCTCCGCGGCCGAGCCACGGACGGTCAGCGTGTCACCGCGTGCATGGATGTCGGCGTCGAACTCGCGCTCGATGATGCGCAGGAACTCATCGCCCGGGCCCAGCAGCGACACCATGTCGATG
The sequence above is drawn from the Nocardioidaceae bacterium SCSIO 66511 genome and encodes:
- a CDS encoding PhoH family protein — translated: MTTSDQPQYTITIPSSIDMVSLLGPGDEFLRIIEREFDADIHARGDTLTVRGSAAETALIERLLDELVTMIRTGQGLTAEIVERSVSMLRTETRERPAEVLSLNILSNRGRTIRPKTLNQKRYVDAIDNHTVVFGIGPAGTGKTYLAMAKAVRALQAKEITRIILTRPAVEAGERLGFLPGTLSEKIDPYLRPLYDALHDMLDPETIPKLLAAGTIEVAPLAYMRGRTLNDAFIILDEAQNTSQEQMKMFLTRLGFGSKMVVTGDVTQVDLPTGQHSGLRVVRNILDEVDDVAFTELTSHDVVRHKLVGRIVAAYDRFEEGRQGGTSGERRRSR